The following are from one region of the Capsicum annuum cultivar UCD-10X-F1 chromosome 1, UCD10Xv1.1, whole genome shotgun sequence genome:
- the LOC107866895 gene encoding uncharacterized protein LOC107866895, with amino-acid sequence MVDYAYGLYHVVCIVDELARTVVEVNDDGFSVTLELYVVSDLGTLYSKTIDYPIRIKGSEELLYKLSSDKAWAERVRKCVPETSARVESDILKKGSIGNNFSTSPEVVVWSANTLPSLNSTKWECTRLQIKKEKSIAKVYEVKAIVVSLEERAKRILENKEEISEFEDVVRASNEISVILPSLDEVKDAGRWLSLGYLGHSPFHHVIL; translated from the exons atggtagattatgcttatggtctatATCATGTTGTATGCATAGTCGATGAACTGGCGAGGACGG TAGTGGAGGTAAACGACGATGGGTTTTCTGTAACTTTAGAGTTATATGTG GTATCTGATTTGGGAACCTTGTACTCCAAGACTATAGATTACCCTATCCGCATAAAAGGAAGTGAGGAATTGTTGTACAAGCTGTCTTCAGATAAG GCTTGGGCTGAAAGAGTAAGGAAATGTGTGCCTGAGACTTCTGCTAGAGTTGAGTCAGATATTCTCAAGAAG GGGTCCatcggaaacaacttctctacttctcctgaggtagtggtatggtctgcgaaCACTCTACCCTCGCTAAACTCCACTAAGTGGGAatgcactag ATTGCAGATTAAGAAAGAGAAGTCAATTGCTAAAGTTTATGAAGTAAAAGCAATTGTTGTATCCTTAGAGGAAAGAGCCAAGCGCATACTTGAAAACAAGGAAGAAATATCTGAATTTGAGGATGTTGTAAG GGCTTCAAATGAGATTTCTGTGATTCTTCCTTCTCTTGATGAAGTCAAGGATGCGGGTCGATGGCTAAGTCTCGGCTATCTAGGTCACAGCCCTTTCCATCACGTGATTCTATGA